CAAATTCAAACGGAAAAACCCGGACTAAAGGCGGTGTTTACAAGTGGTTATAGTTCAGAAATTGCAGGCAAAGACTTTATCCTGAAGGAGGGCCTAAATTTTCTTCAGAAGCCGTACCATCCCCACAAATTAGTTCGAGTAATTCGTAAGTGCTTGGATGATAACAACTAACCTCTATCCACCCCTATTTTGGCCAACTTCCGGTCCTCAAATCGTAATGCCTACATTTGTTGTCGACAGATCTTGAGGTCCTAATTATTATTCTGACATAAAGTATCCCGGACCAAAGGGAGGTTCTGAGTATGGCTAAACTACTTATCAAATCAGGTGACAGACAGGTTCAGGAAATAAACTTGAAACCTGGGATTAATCGTTTTGGGCGCAATGCGACCAATGACCATTTGGTGGTGGATCCTGGCGTTTCTGAAATGCATTGCGAAGTATTGGTGGAAGGCAACTTCGTTTTCGTCAGGGATTTAAATTCCACCAATGGCACCTTTGTTGATAAGAATCCAATCACAGAATCAGCGCTTTATTCCGGGCAAACCCTTAAGATCGGCCCTGTGGAGATGATTTTAGATGCTCCCGTAGTGCAGCTCGCAATTCCGGAACTTCCCAGGCCAGAGGCTCCAGCCCCGGTGCACTCTGACAAACTTTCTGACGGATACGCCGCCTGTTTGAATCATGGCAATCGGCACGCGGTCTGGGAATGCACGAGTTGCACAAGATGTTTTTGCGATCATTGTGTGCGAAAGCTGCGCCGCGTCGGAGGCGCCTATATTAAGTTATGCTCCGCCTGCAGCAATCCCGTCGAGCTCACGCCGTGGGCTGCGATGATGAAAAAGAAGAAAAAGTCGATGTTCGGCAAACTTGTTGGTAAGATTAAGAGCAGTTTCAAGACCACCAAACGGCTGCTCTCCAATAACAACCCGCCTCCTGCTCCACCGGGCACGCAACCTCGCGCCTAAACCGGATTCCAAAATAAATCCCTCGATGTAGGCAGGACCCACTGCGAAAGGGAGGATCATTTCCGGACGTGCGTAAAAATAAAAAACCTCAAGGAAATCGGTTCCTTGAGGTTTCTGATTGAACTGCGCAGTCACAATTCAGACTCGCGGTGCAGATTTTGATCAGGGATTATTACTTTTCTCCCGATTGTTGGGTGTGGCCTGATTGTCAGGATTTACATCAGGACCTTGATTAAATGTGCCGCGACCGTCTGGGGCCGTGCCATTATCGGCATTAGGCTTGGCATCACGGTCCTTGCTGGAACTAGTCCCGGTTGCATTGCCGTCCATGGGAATGCGTCCGCCGGTTCCCCGCCAGGAAGGCTCCTGGACCCCGTAGTAAGAATAAGTTTTTTGAGTCCAGTCAGCCTGGCTGAAATCAGGCCAGCTCGTGGCATCAAATGTCTGTGAGCTGGCAAGCTTTTGCTTGTCAACATTCAGCATGACAGTGTTCGGCTCTGTGCTCATGCGTGCCAGGGTCCAGGGCACCGCAGTCAGTTTTCCACTTTGCGAAGGATCACTCAGGGAAATGATCGCAAATTGGATCCGTCCGGACATGGGATTGATGACGAAATCATTGATTTGACCCAGAGTCTCGCCCTGCGCATTTTTCACCGTCGTTCCCATTAATTGACTCAAGCGCTCGGAGCGATGAGACATATGCGAAGAACCGGTGGAAGAATCTGATGACGAAGCAGTCGCGGGTGCTCCCTGTCCCAATGAACTGGAGTCCGCAGTGGAACTGCTCGAATTATTAGCATTAGCGGCCAGCAACGAGGCGACCAACAATGAATGGCTCGCGCAGATGGCAATTGCTTGCAATAGTGTTTTAGACTTCATGTAACTTCCTTATGTTTTCAGTTTCGTCCACCAACATAGATCCAGCGAAAGCTGGTCGTAGTGAGACACTAACACAAGTTAACTCCGTCCAGAGGTCGAACAATGGGGAAAAGAGCTTACTCAGAATCGCAGATCGGGCAACAGATGAGGGGAAAAAAAGAGCGGCCCCACTAAAGAGGTCGCTCGCCTGTGATCCCTCAACCCATGATTAGTGAATAAGGAACTAACAGACAATACATGAATACTTTATTTTGACTGAACAGACCATGGGGTATTCTACTACGTCCGCCCTTAAATTTGTAAGGAAGTTCGGGGAGGTTGCTTCTGCATGGGGAGACTGATGTTGTACGGGTAATCCGCAAATTTAAGGATCACCTGGAGGTTGGCTGAGTCATGCTCGGAGGCAAACGCAACTGCTATATCATAACTGGGGAAATCCACAGCTTCATTCGAAGATTTCACCCACTCGTTATTTCTGGTCAGGTACAGCGAGGTTCGTTTATGCTGAATGAAGATTTTCATACGGTGTTGTATGGATCAACTTCACTTGCCTGTCCTAAAAAGCGTGACAGAACCCGGTAGAGTTAGGATAGCGCTGAGAGGATAGGCGTCACTCTGGATAAGGAAAATAGGGTGGTTACCCCAGTGCCTGCACCGAGCTTTTAACTGGTGAAAAATCCAATCGTCAGTTAAGCATGAAGCCGGAGTTGAAATAAACGGGTTTTATATAACCAAAACAAAGGGATAATTTATGGCAGATATACAGCGTTCGGCGGAAGCAACCTGGAGGGGTGATTTGAAAAACGGTCAGGGCTCAACTTCCACCGATACTGGTGTGCTCAAGAATACACCTTACTCGTTCAAGACTCGTTTCGAGAATGAAAAACAGGGAACGAATCCCGAAGAATTGATCGCAGCAGCACACGCATCCTGCTTCAGCATGGCATTTTCCAAATTGCTTGCCGATGGCGGTCATCCTCCAAAGGAAGTCCGCACCAAGGCAACGCTCACCCTGGCGAAAACCGAAGCCGGTTTCAAAATTTCGAAAATCCACCTGGAAACAACCGGGATGGTTGACGGCGTGGATCAGGCAACGTTTGAGCAAACCGCGGCCAAGGCCAAGGAAGGCTGCCCGGTATCACGCCTGCTGAAGCCGGGCTTGGACGAGATGACAATGAAGGCGACACTCCAAAAATAGTCAAATGCCGCGGCGCGCCCGCTTCAAGACCTCATAAACCAAAAACAATTCGTCGCCGATGCGTTTCTCTGACTTCATCTTAATTTGATTCGCGTCGGCGAGCGTTCGGGCTCCTCTCCCATCAGCCATGGTCGGCGCGTTTCTTCCGCCGAAGACCCAGGGGCATAAGGTAAGATGAATTTCGTCCACCAGGTCGGCCCGAAACAGGGCGTCGTTGACCTCCCCTCCCCCTTCGCACAGCAGCCGTGTGACAGCCCACTTTTCCCGCAACCATGACAGTGCTGCCTTAAAATCGACTTCCTTCCCTCCGCAGACCATTACCTCGTCTGCGAGTGCACGCAGCTTTTTTAGCCTGCTTTCCGGAGCCCTTTCGGAGGTTAAAATGATGATGGGAGAGAAACGATGTTTGAAAATTTCGGAACGCGGATCGAGCGATCCTGAACCGCTCACGACAATGCGTAGATTGTATTCCGCCAGTCCATTTTTCAGCCGCATGCGTCGGTACTTGGCGGGGCCCGGCCCCATGTTTACTGGAAAAAGATCGACAGTGCGTGCGCCGGACATCACCGCATCCGCTTCAGTGCGCAGTTCCAGTAAATGGTCGTGATCACGTTTGCTGCCAAACGGAACAAACTTGCGATTGGCCGGCGCCAGCTTTCCGTCCGCGGTGGTTGCGATGTTCAGGTAAACAAATGGGAACCTGGCCCGGTTTTGCTTTTGCACGTTTGAAACCATTGCTGCCAGAAAACATGCCGTGTTGAGGAAAGGGCGGCAAATCATTTCCAAAATCGCGATCAAAAAAGCATTGACTTTTCAAACAGCTGTTTTAAATATGTGTTTGAAACATGGATTCAAAGTCCACACATTCCGATGATGCAGCACAGGCAAAAACTCGAAGGCAGTTGATTGAGGCTGCCAGCGAGGTCTTTGCTGAAGTCGGCTTTCGCGCGGCCACGGTGCGGGAAATTTGCCAGCGTGCGGGGGCCAACATCGCCGCAGTAAATTATCACTTTGGCGACAAGGCACAGCTTTATCGCGCCGCCTTGCAGGAAACTTTTAAGACTTCCAAACAGAAATACCCCCCAAATTTCGGATTGCCCGCGAAGGCGACGGGTGAGCAGCGATTGAGGGTTTTTATTCATTCCTTTCTCCTGCGAATTTTTTCCCAGGGACCAGAATCGCGCCACGGAAAGATGATGGCGCGCGAGATGATCGAGCCTTCCGGAGCCCTCGACGTGATTGTGCAGGAGGAGATTACTCCGATGAAAAATGAATTAATGTCCATCATCCAGGAATTGGGGGGGACGCGCTTGAGCGAAAAGAAAATACGCCTTTGCGGCATGAGTGTGGTCAGCCAGGTGTTGTTCTATCATCACTGCCGCCCGGTGGTCATGCGCGTGTTTCCCAATTTAAGTTTTGATGCCAGTGAAATTGAAGAACTCACGGATCATATCACCAGCTTTTCGCTCGCGGCCATCGCTGAAATTGC
Above is a genomic segment from Pedosphaera parvula Ellin514 containing:
- a CDS encoding FHA domain-containing protein yields the protein MAKLLIKSGDRQVQEINLKPGINRFGRNATNDHLVVDPGVSEMHCEVLVEGNFVFVRDLNSTNGTFVDKNPITESALYSGQTLKIGPVEMILDAPVVQLAIPELPRPEAPAPVHSDKLSDGYAACLNHGNRHAVWECTSCTRCFCDHCVRKLRRVGGAYIKLCSACSNPVELTPWAAMMKKKKKSMFGKLVGKIKSSFKTTKRLLSNNNPPPAPPGTQPRA
- a CDS encoding PRC-barrel domain-containing protein, with the translated sequence MKSKTLLQAIAICASHSLLVASLLAANANNSSSSTADSSSLGQGAPATASSSDSSTGSSHMSHRSERLSQLMGTTVKNAQGETLGQINDFVINPMSGRIQFAIISLSDPSQSGKLTAVPWTLARMSTEPNTVMLNVDKQKLASSQTFDATSWPDFSQADWTQKTYSYYGVQEPSWRGTGGRIPMDGNATGTSSSKDRDAKPNADNGTAPDGRGTFNQGPDVNPDNQATPNNREKSNNP
- a CDS encoding OsmC family protein produces the protein MADIQRSAEATWRGDLKNGQGSTSTDTGVLKNTPYSFKTRFENEKQGTNPEELIAAAHASCFSMAFSKLLADGGHPPKEVRTKATLTLAKTEAGFKISKIHLETTGMVDGVDQATFEQTAAKAKEGCPVSRLLKPGLDEMTMKATLQK
- a CDS encoding RibD family protein encodes the protein MQKQNRARFPFVYLNIATTADGKLAPANRKFVPFGSKRDHDHLLELRTEADAVMSGARTVDLFPVNMGPGPAKYRRMRLKNGLAEYNLRIVVSGSGSLDPRSEIFKHRFSPIIILTSERAPESRLKKLRALADEVMVCGGKEVDFKAALSWLREKWAVTRLLCEGGGEVNDALFRADLVDEIHLTLCPWVFGGRNAPTMADGRGARTLADANQIKMKSEKRIGDELFLVYEVLKRARRGI
- a CDS encoding CerR family C-terminal domain-containing protein, whose amino-acid sequence is MDSKSTHSDDAAQAKTRRQLIEAASEVFAEVGFRAATVREICQRAGANIAAVNYHFGDKAQLYRAALQETFKTSKQKYPPNFGLPAKATGEQRLRVFIHSFLLRIFSQGPESRHGKMMAREMIEPSGALDVIVQEEITPMKNELMSIIQELGGTRLSEKKIRLCGMSVVSQVLFYHHCRPVVMRVFPNLSFDASEIEELTDHITSFSLAAIAEIAKSKKK